One Micromonospora sp. FIMYZ51 genomic window carries:
- a CDS encoding right-handed parallel beta-helix repeat-containing protein, whose translation MSSDVTAYYGGPPPVPPEPSRPGRRKLWVAAGVAGLTGVVGLAALGGLAAREQKSGDQDRTSDAQPAVAPQPEAAAGPIDKGAAKGERGAGWSGRDGPPAHRDAGKAAKRVPCDSDKLIEAITYANANQGGVLELAHGCTYELTRAERGDGLPVIRQAITLTGRDTRITRAANVDPFRILHVGRGGHLTLRQVTIKGGQTPADLIALPARPKNLIGPFGGPTPTTKKPAATPQAPAAAKPATPKSAAPKAAAAAAVAGPSDGAGLLVQRGGRADIERSEFSINHSGGNGGAVANFGTTRLTHTLVERNSAAGSGGGVFNAGVLRVEDTRIAGNSAQIGGGGIGNGAPPDGTRRSGGTVWLWRSAISHNRTAGVGGGILDVLGTTTVGQSEVVDNTASEGGGGIVAYHGTRLALQRVLVARNSTDADAGGVAVSLESSAVIEQSVITENVAGGVGAGLYVWLGDVLLRDTEVVANQAVGQDSAGGGIVNNLGRVRLERSKVAQNVSVSAPGGISTNNDGVTIDRASAVTGNRPTNCIGSTIIPDRCFG comes from the coding sequence ATGTCCAGTGATGTAACGGCGTACTACGGTGGGCCGCCTCCGGTGCCACCGGAACCATCGAGACCAGGCCGACGCAAACTCTGGGTGGCCGCAGGCGTGGCCGGCCTGACCGGCGTCGTCGGCCTCGCCGCGCTTGGCGGCCTGGCCGCCCGCGAGCAGAAGTCCGGCGACCAGGACCGCACCTCGGACGCGCAACCGGCGGTCGCGCCGCAACCGGAGGCCGCCGCCGGCCCCATCGACAAGGGCGCGGCGAAGGGTGAACGCGGTGCGGGCTGGAGCGGTCGCGACGGCCCACCGGCGCACCGGGACGCCGGCAAAGCGGCGAAGCGGGTGCCCTGCGACAGCGACAAGCTCATCGAGGCCATCACGTACGCCAACGCCAATCAGGGCGGGGTGCTGGAGTTGGCACACGGGTGCACCTACGAACTGACCCGCGCCGAGCGCGGCGACGGCCTACCGGTGATCAGGCAGGCGATCACCCTCACCGGCCGGGACACCCGGATCACGCGGGCGGCGAACGTCGATCCGTTCCGGATCCTGCACGTCGGCCGTGGCGGTCACCTGACCCTTCGGCAGGTGACGATCAAGGGTGGCCAGACCCCGGCCGATCTGATCGCCCTCCCGGCCAGGCCGAAGAACCTGATCGGCCCGTTCGGCGGCCCGACTCCGACGACAAAGAAGCCGGCAGCCACACCACAAGCGCCGGCGGCGGCCAAGCCGGCAACCCCGAAATCCGCAGCCCCGAAAGCGGCAGCTGCGGCGGCCGTGGCGGGTCCGAGCGACGGCGCGGGCCTGCTCGTGCAGCGGGGCGGCCGGGCCGACATCGAGCGCAGCGAGTTCTCGATCAACCACTCCGGCGGCAACGGCGGGGCGGTGGCCAACTTCGGCACCACCCGGCTCACCCACACGCTTGTCGAGCGGAACAGTGCCGCCGGGTCCGGCGGCGGTGTCTTCAACGCCGGGGTACTGCGGGTGGAGGACACCCGGATCGCGGGGAACAGCGCCCAGATCGGTGGCGGCGGCATCGGCAACGGCGCACCCCCGGACGGCACTCGCCGGTCGGGCGGCACCGTCTGGCTGTGGCGGAGCGCCATCAGCCACAACCGCACCGCCGGGGTCGGTGGCGGCATCCTCGACGTGCTGGGCACCACCACGGTCGGCCAGAGCGAGGTCGTCGACAACACCGCGAGCGAGGGTGGCGGCGGGATCGTCGCCTACCACGGCACCAGGCTTGCACTTCAGCGCGTCCTGGTGGCCCGCAACTCCACCGACGCAGACGCCGGCGGGGTGGCCGTCAGCCTGGAGAGCAGTGCCGTGATCGAGCAGAGCGTGATCACGGAGAACGTCGCCGGCGGTGTGGGGGCCGGTCTCTACGTCTGGCTTGGCGACGTGCTGCTGCGGGACACCGAGGTGGTGGCCAACCAGGCGGTCGGCCAGGACTCGGCGGGCGGCGGCATCGTCAACAACCTCGGCCGGGTACGACTGGAACGGTCGAAGGTGGCGCAGAACGTTTCAGTGTCGGCTCCGGGAGGAATATCCACAAACAACGATGGGGTCACCATCGACCGGGCTTCCGCCGTCACCGGCAACCGACCGACCAACTGCATCGGCAGCACGATCATTCCGGACCGTTGCTTCGGCTGA
- the pulA gene encoding pullulanase-type alpha-1,6-glucosidase — protein MKPPPIPRKAVLALVFLLTLTLVGTPVAVHPTGPAQAAPAATGAVTWSTQPSAAALLAAGANRARAEQFYFVLPDRFANGDPRNDRGGLTGDRLRTGYDPTDKGFYQGGDLKGLIDRLDYIEGLGTTAIWLAPVFKNRPVQGKGDDVSAGYHGYWITDFTQVDPHFGSAAELKKLVRLAHRRGIKVYLDVIVNHTADVITYAQDRYSYVDKATAPYRDASGRPFEDRNHADGSRAFPQVNRDSFPYTPTFATPADAKVKVPGWLNDPTMYHNRGDSTFVGENSEYGDFFGLDDLWTERPEVVRGMTKIYADWVRDTGVDGFRLDTVKHVNMDFWPQFSQGINQAATRAGKPDFFMFGEVYSADPEISSDYVRQGGLDATLDFGFQEAARGYTANNGSAKALADLYARDDLYAARDTHAGRLTTFLGNHDMGRIGSFIASGPTDPATHLRRDQLAHELMFLTRGQPVIYSGDEQGFTGAGGDKDARQPMFAARTPDYLDDDLLGTDRTHAQDQFDRTHPIYRTIAELGRLRQAHPALRDGVQVTRYAADGPGVFAFSRFDPGNRTEYLVAVNNAATAQTVTVDTWSPGATFTGIHGATARSAAAGDGKLTLTVPPLSAVVHRAGKPVALPGAKPAVTITAPDAPPATRAEVTAQVTGDPLATVTMAARVAGGKWTLLGSAHRAPYTVHHDLTGLAAGTRIEYLAAVRDGRGRTATARSTTTVGTPEQVGSSRDWLVVHHQRPDGDYAEWGLYAWGDIDPAYATEWPQGQPFAGTDAYGRFAWVKLKPGAKSVGFLVVDADGNKDVENDRTVDVTQTGEVWVKQGDPATYQSREEAAGEPAPPVEEGVAVLHYHRPDGDYDGWGLHVWDGAASPTDWSRPLPPTRIDSFGAEFRVPLAEGATGLSYIIHSGDEKDLPQDQRLDFTDAGREVWLLAATPGRLLPSTATGAGPDTDIDKQRAHWIDRSTVAWRTGPTDGKAYALVSAPAGGVRVVDGELVGTYTSLPLTAQRNGLTEAQRAAFPHLWDHRTFTLDRRDLAKVPAALRGQLLVTERAADGTLLAATGVQLPGVLDDVYAPATTAQLGATFTGGVPTLAVWGPTARTVSLELFDSPTATPRTVPMRRDDRTGVWSVRGARDWTGKYYRYRVQAWQPAAQQLVTASVTDPYSVALAADSTHSQIVDLTDPKLAPAGWATLRKPAAVPDARVQISELSVRDFSIADHTVPAQRRGTYLAFTDPGTAGMRHLKAISDAGVTHLHLLPAFDFATIPERRADQRQPDCDLAALPPDSPRQQECIAAVRETDGYNWGYDPLHYTVPEGGYAVDPEGARRTTEFRQMVAGVNKAGLRVVLDVVYNHTSAAGTDPKSVLDQIVPGYYHRLLDDGTVATSTCCANTAPEHAMMGKLVVDSMVTWARAYKVDGFRFDLMGHHPKANILAVRKALDKLTVARDGVDGKRILLYGEGWNFGEVADDARFVQATQANMAGTGIGTFNDRLRDAVRGGGPFDENPRQQGFASGLFTDPNGDPVNGSAAEQRARLLHQHDLIKVGLAGNLRGYRFTDSAGRTVTGEQVDYNGSPAGYTDAPGEAITYVDAHDNEILYDALAYKLPQGTSATDRARMQVLALSTVVLGQGAGFVTTGTERLRSKSLDRNSYNSGDWFNQIRWDCAQGNGFGIGLPPAEDNRDKWPYARPLLADRKLVPDCAAIELTDARYAELLRIRATTPVFGLPSASEVQRRVAFPLAGPTEMPGVLTMTLDARGLGGAWKSVTVVFNGTPQAATQRVAGLRGADVALHPVLRASADPVLRSAAFDASSGTFTVPGRSVAVFVQR, from the coding sequence ATGAAACCCCCGCCGATACCCCGCAAGGCCGTGCTCGCCCTCGTCTTCCTACTCACCCTCACCCTGGTCGGTACGCCGGTGGCGGTGCATCCGACCGGTCCCGCCCAGGCCGCGCCCGCTGCCACCGGAGCCGTCACCTGGTCCACTCAGCCCTCCGCTGCCGCGCTGCTGGCGGCCGGCGCCAACCGGGCACGGGCCGAGCAGTTCTACTTCGTCCTGCCGGACCGGTTCGCCAACGGTGACCCGCGCAACGACCGGGGCGGCCTGACCGGAGACCGGCTGCGTACCGGCTACGACCCCACGGACAAGGGCTTCTACCAGGGCGGCGACCTCAAGGGGCTGATCGACCGGCTGGACTACATCGAGGGGCTCGGCACCACCGCCATCTGGCTCGCCCCGGTGTTCAAGAACCGACCCGTACAGGGCAAGGGCGACGACGTCTCGGCCGGCTACCACGGTTACTGGATCACCGACTTCACCCAGGTCGACCCCCACTTCGGCAGCGCCGCCGAGCTGAAGAAGCTGGTCCGGCTCGCGCACCGGCGCGGGATCAAGGTCTACCTCGACGTCATCGTCAACCACACCGCCGACGTCATCACCTACGCGCAGGACCGGTACAGCTACGTCGACAAGGCGACCGCGCCGTACCGCGACGCTTCGGGCCGGCCCTTCGAGGACCGCAACCACGCCGACGGCAGCAGGGCATTTCCGCAGGTGAACCGGGACTCGTTCCCGTACACCCCGACGTTCGCGACCCCGGCCGACGCGAAGGTCAAGGTGCCCGGCTGGCTCAACGACCCGACCATGTACCACAACCGTGGTGACTCCACGTTCGTCGGCGAGAACAGCGAGTACGGCGACTTCTTCGGCCTGGACGACCTGTGGACCGAGCGTCCCGAGGTGGTCCGGGGGATGACGAAGATCTACGCCGACTGGGTACGCGACACCGGGGTGGACGGCTTCCGGCTGGACACCGTCAAACACGTGAACATGGACTTCTGGCCGCAGTTCAGCCAGGGGATCAACCAGGCCGCGACGCGCGCCGGCAAGCCGGACTTCTTCATGTTCGGCGAGGTCTACAGCGCCGACCCGGAGATCAGCTCCGACTACGTCCGCCAGGGTGGGCTGGACGCCACCCTGGACTTCGGCTTCCAGGAGGCGGCGCGCGGCTACACGGCGAACAACGGCTCCGCCAAGGCGCTTGCCGACCTGTACGCCCGCGACGACCTGTACGCCGCCCGGGACACCCACGCCGGCCGGCTGACCACCTTCCTCGGCAACCACGACATGGGCCGGATCGGCTCGTTCATCGCCAGCGGCCCCACGGACCCGGCCACCCACCTGCGCCGCGACCAACTCGCCCACGAGCTGATGTTCCTCACCCGTGGCCAGCCGGTGATCTACTCCGGCGACGAGCAGGGTTTCACCGGCGCCGGTGGGGACAAGGACGCCCGGCAGCCGATGTTCGCCGCGCGGACCCCGGACTACCTCGACGACGACCTGCTCGGCACCGACCGCACCCACGCGCAGGACCAGTTCGACCGCACCCACCCGATCTACCGGACCATCGCCGAGCTGGGCCGGCTGCGCCAGGCACACCCGGCGCTGCGTGACGGCGTGCAGGTCACCCGGTACGCGGCCGACGGCCCCGGCGTCTTCGCCTTCTCCCGGTTCGATCCGGGTAACCGCACCGAGTACCTGGTGGCGGTCAACAACGCCGCGACCGCGCAGACTGTCACGGTGGACACCTGGTCGCCCGGCGCCACCTTCACCGGCATTCACGGCGCCACCGCTCGGTCGGCCGCTGCCGGCGACGGAAAGCTGACGCTGACCGTGCCGCCGCTGTCGGCGGTGGTGCACCGGGCCGGCAAGCCGGTGGCGCTGCCCGGCGCCAAGCCGGCCGTCACCATCACCGCCCCGGACGCGCCGCCGGCCACCCGGGCCGAGGTGACCGCCCAGGTCACCGGAGATCCGCTGGCCACCGTCACGATGGCGGCCCGGGTCGCGGGCGGAAAGTGGACCCTGCTCGGTTCGGCGCACCGCGCGCCGTACACCGTGCACCACGACCTGACCGGCCTGGCCGCCGGCACCAGGATCGAGTACCTGGCGGCGGTCCGCGACGGCCGGGGCCGCACCGCGACCGCCCGGTCCACCACCACAGTCGGTACGCCCGAGCAGGTCGGCTCGTCCCGGGACTGGCTGGTGGTGCACCACCAGCGGCCGGACGGCGACTACGCCGAGTGGGGGCTGTACGCCTGGGGCGACATCGACCCGGCGTACGCCACCGAGTGGCCGCAGGGCCAGCCGTTCGCCGGCACCGACGCGTACGGGCGGTTCGCCTGGGTCAAGCTGAAGCCGGGCGCCAAGTCCGTCGGTTTCCTGGTGGTCGACGCCGACGGCAACAAGGATGTCGAGAACGACCGGACGGTGGACGTCACGCAGACCGGCGAGGTCTGGGTCAAGCAGGGCGACCCGGCCACCTACCAGAGCCGGGAGGAGGCCGCCGGTGAGCCGGCTCCGCCGGTCGAGGAGGGCGTGGCGGTGCTCCACTACCACCGGCCGGACGGCGACTACGACGGCTGGGGCCTGCACGTCTGGGACGGCGCGGCCAGCCCCACCGACTGGTCCCGGCCGCTGCCGCCGACCCGGATCGACTCGTTCGGCGCCGAGTTCCGGGTGCCGCTGGCCGAGGGCGCGACCGGGCTCAGCTACATCATCCATTCCGGCGACGAGAAGGACCTGCCGCAGGACCAGCGGCTCGACTTCACCGACGCCGGCCGCGAGGTCTGGCTGCTCGCCGCGACGCCGGGCCGGCTGCTGCCGTCCACGGCCACCGGCGCCGGCCCGGACACCGACATCGACAAGCAGCGGGCGCACTGGATCGACCGGTCCACCGTCGCCTGGCGCACCGGCCCCACTGACGGCAAGGCGTACGCGCTGGTGAGCGCGCCGGCCGGCGGGGTGCGGGTGGTCGACGGCGAGCTGGTCGGCACGTACACCTCGCTGCCGTTGACCGCGCAGCGCAACGGGCTCACCGAGGCCCAGCGCGCGGCCTTCCCGCACCTGTGGGACCACCGCACCTTCACCCTGGACCGGCGGGACCTGGCCAAGGTGCCGGCCGCCCTGCGCGGACAGCTGCTGGTGACCGAGCGGGCTGCCGACGGCACCCTGCTCGCCGCCACCGGCGTGCAGCTTCCCGGCGTGCTCGACGACGTGTACGCCCCGGCCACCACCGCCCAGCTCGGCGCCACCTTCACCGGTGGCGTACCGACCCTTGCGGTCTGGGGGCCGACGGCCCGGACCGTGTCGCTTGAGCTGTTCGACTCGCCGACCGCCACGCCGCGGACGGTGCCGATGCGCCGCGACGACCGCACCGGCGTCTGGTCGGTACGCGGGGCGCGCGACTGGACCGGGAAGTACTACCGCTACCGGGTGCAGGCGTGGCAGCCGGCGGCACAGCAGCTGGTGACCGCCTCGGTGACCGACCCGTACTCGGTGGCGTTGGCGGCGGACTCCACGCACAGCCAGATCGTCGACCTCACCGACCCGAAGCTGGCCCCGGCGGGTTGGGCGACGTTGCGCAAGCCGGCCGCCGTGCCGGACGCCAGGGTGCAGATCTCCGAGCTGTCGGTACGCGACTTCTCCATCGCCGACCACACCGTGCCGGCGCAGCGGCGGGGCACCTACCTCGCCTTCACCGACCCGGGCACGGCCGGCATGCGACACCTCAAGGCGATAAGCGACGCCGGAGTGACCCACCTGCACCTGCTGCCCGCGTTCGACTTCGCCACTATCCCCGAGCGGCGGGCCGACCAGCGGCAGCCGGACTGCGACCTGGCCGCCCTGCCGCCCGACTCGCCGCGGCAGCAGGAGTGCATCGCGGCGGTGCGGGAGACCGACGGCTACAACTGGGGGTACGACCCGCTGCACTACACCGTCCCGGAGGGCGGGTACGCGGTCGACCCGGAGGGGGCCCGGCGTACCACCGAGTTCCGGCAGATGGTGGCCGGAGTGAACAAGGCGGGTCTGCGGGTGGTGCTGGACGTGGTCTACAACCACACCTCGGCGGCCGGCACCGACCCCAAGTCGGTGCTCGACCAGATCGTGCCCGGCTACTATCACCGGCTGCTCGACGACGGCACGGTGGCCACCTCCACCTGCTGCGCGAACACCGCGCCGGAACACGCCATGATGGGCAAGCTGGTGGTCGACTCGATGGTCACCTGGGCCAGGGCGTACAAGGTGGACGGTTTCCGGTTCGACCTGATGGGCCACCACCCGAAGGCGAACATCCTGGCTGTCCGAAAGGCGCTGGACAAGCTGACCGTGGCCCGCGACGGTGTGGACGGCAAGCGGATCCTGCTCTACGGCGAGGGCTGGAACTTCGGCGAGGTGGCCGACGACGCCCGGTTCGTGCAGGCCACCCAGGCCAACATGGCCGGCACCGGAATCGGCACCTTCAACGACCGGCTGCGCGACGCGGTACGCGGCGGCGGCCCGTTCGACGAGAACCCGCGCCAACAGGGCTTCGCCTCGGGGCTGTTCACCGACCCGAACGGCGACCCGGTGAACGGTTCGGCCGCCGAGCAGCGGGCCCGGCTGCTGCACCAGCACGACCTGATCAAGGTCGGGTTGGCCGGCAACCTGCGCGGCTACCGGTTCACCGACTCGGCGGGCCGGACGGTCACCGGCGAACAGGTCGACTACAACGGCTCGCCCGCCGGTTACACCGACGCGCCGGGGGAGGCGATCACCTACGTCGACGCGCACGACAACGAGATCCTGTACGACGCGCTGGCGTACAAACTGCCGCAGGGCACCTCGGCCACGGACCGGGCCCGGATGCAGGTGCTGGCGTTGAGCACGGTGGTGCTGGGCCAGGGCGCCGGTTTCGTCACCACCGGCACCGAGCGGCTGCGGTCGAAGTCGCTGGACCGTAACTCGTACAACTCGGGGGACTGGTTCAACCAGATCCGTTGGGACTGCGCCCAGGGCAACGGGTTCGGCATCGGCCTGCCGCCGGCCGAGGACAACCGGGACAAGTGGCCGTACGCCCGGCCGCTGCTGGCCGACCGGAAGCTGGTGCCGGACTGCGCGGCGATCGAGCTGACCGATGCCCGGTACGCCGAGCTGCTGCGGATCCGGGCTACCACGCCGGTGTTCGGCCTGCCCAGCGCGAGTGAGGTGCAGCGGCGGGTGGCCTTCCCGCTCGCCGGCCCGACCGAGATGCCGGGCGTGCTCACCATGACCCTCGACGCCCGAGGGCTCGGCGGGGCGTGGAAGTCGGTAACGGTGGTCTTCAACGGCACCCCGCAGGCCGCGACGCAGCGGGTCGCCGGACTGCGCGGTGCGGACGTGGCACTGCACCCGGTGCTGCGTGCCTCGGCCGACCCGGTGTTGCGTAGCGCGGCGTTCGATGCGTCGAGCGGCACGTTCACCGTGCCGGGCCGCAGCGTGGCCGTCTTCGTGCAGCGCTAA
- a CDS encoding cellulose binding domain-containing protein, with protein sequence MSGMRRAPRDFPHGSTVAFSPWILVSVGVVAMMVLLVIAATVYRAPGPEFDPGPPEPPRAAPPLPAERASSTGQEQAEAAAPAVPGLSPRRTDLPNPSATLSALPEPSVVPEPPSGVAPPPQQPSTRAPAAPPPAAPPPAAPPLEARYQVIQTFPGGFIGELSIRNVSRADLDWEARVAYPGGRVVTAWLEGVPQGTFRDRRGTLTYRSGPNLAAGSSVLLRFHIESAGSRPASCAVSGRSCILR encoded by the coding sequence ATGTCCGGTATGCGCCGCGCTCCGCGAGATTTCCCGCACGGCTCGACCGTTGCCTTCTCACCCTGGATCCTGGTGTCGGTCGGAGTCGTCGCGATGATGGTGCTGCTCGTCATCGCGGCCACCGTGTACCGGGCTCCCGGACCGGAGTTCGATCCCGGTCCGCCGGAACCGCCGCGGGCGGCCCCGCCGCTGCCGGCGGAGCGGGCGTCCTCCACCGGGCAGGAGCAGGCGGAGGCGGCGGCACCGGCCGTGCCCGGCCTGTCGCCGCGCCGGACGGATCTGCCGAACCCGTCGGCGACGCTGTCGGCACTGCCCGAGCCGTCGGTCGTGCCCGAGCCTCCGAGCGGCGTTGCGCCGCCACCGCAGCAGCCTTCGACGCGGGCCCCCGCCGCCCCGCCGCCGGCTGCCCCGCCGCCCGCCGCTCCGCCGCTGGAAGCGCGGTACCAGGTGATCCAGACGTTCCCGGGGGGCTTCATCGGGGAGCTGTCGATTCGTAACGTCTCCCGTGCCGACCTGGATTGGGAGGCGCGGGTGGCGTACCCGGGTGGCCGGGTGGTCACGGCGTGGTTGGAAGGTGTTCCACAAGGGACTTTCAGGGACCGGCGTGGCACCCTGACCTACCGCAGCGGCCCGAACCTGGCCGCCGGTTCCTCGGTGCTGCTGCGCTTCCACATCGAATCCGCCGGTTCGCGCCCGGCGAGCTGCGCGGTCTCCGGGCGTAGCTGCATCCTCCGCTGA
- a CDS encoding right-handed parallel beta-helix repeat-containing protein, with the protein MWQHAKLAASRERPAPVAGAPLWCNARDYGLQGDGVANDQPALSALVERLGEGYAADGRARVIYCPPGIYSIRDAGTVWRSGVSLLGAGAGATRFMLSNEGNRADPTPLAFWTTVQHGADRDRHIADCTFADFEIDGSGVAMAEYNYLAKGLGLQYVVRGVFRNLYIHHTGATGLGCDFLQDCLIDGVVVVGCGRLDNGEQMGGAGIGIGIGGWGAVERCTITNCTTLGNGTNGIFLELQKPYWEPPRGYRIIGCHSQANRFGISDWGADGLIVSACTVTGNLEAGFDISGNGTAGVAGRGGILTDCVIDRNVRDGVSVGNTPGSYTIRGNRISGNGGHGYHQHNLGDGYQFPASEIVIDGNDFWDNGLDAIRIDRPMIDAVVVDNRIRNNGRQCDPAATGAGDSVWYARRGMTDRTASWRTDGHRGKTLRVGSRVAVVVSNTDTDLALADLRPDANNAWNEDIPPPGATYELPAAAPIRAGITVNAHLESATIRGNRIWDNRPEPTQSYGIWVTERGSCVSCRVEDNDLAGNADGALRLDQRPEGGRWHRNHTEVD; encoded by the coding sequence ATGTGGCAGCACGCCAAGCTCGCCGCCAGCCGTGAGCGCCCGGCCCCGGTCGCCGGTGCGCCGCTGTGGTGCAACGCGCGCGATTACGGCCTTCAGGGCGACGGGGTGGCCAACGACCAGCCCGCGTTGTCGGCCCTGGTGGAGCGCCTGGGGGAGGGGTACGCCGCCGACGGGCGGGCGCGCGTGATCTACTGCCCGCCGGGGATCTACTCGATCCGGGACGCGGGCACCGTCTGGCGCAGCGGGGTATCCCTGCTCGGCGCGGGAGCGGGAGCAACCCGGTTCATGCTGAGCAACGAGGGCAACCGGGCCGACCCGACGCCGCTGGCCTTCTGGACCACCGTGCAGCACGGCGCCGACCGCGACCGGCACATCGCCGACTGCACCTTCGCCGACTTCGAGATCGACGGCTCCGGCGTGGCCATGGCGGAGTACAACTATCTCGCCAAGGGGCTGGGCCTTCAGTACGTGGTCCGGGGAGTCTTCCGCAACCTCTACATCCACCACACCGGTGCCACCGGCCTGGGTTGTGACTTCCTCCAGGACTGCCTGATCGACGGGGTGGTCGTGGTCGGCTGCGGTCGGCTGGACAACGGTGAGCAGATGGGCGGCGCGGGTATCGGCATCGGCATCGGTGGCTGGGGAGCGGTGGAGCGGTGCACCATCACCAACTGCACCACGCTTGGCAACGGCACCAACGGGATCTTCCTTGAGTTGCAGAAGCCGTACTGGGAGCCACCGCGTGGTTACCGCATCATCGGCTGCCACAGCCAGGCCAACCGGTTCGGCATCTCCGACTGGGGCGCCGACGGCCTGATCGTCTCGGCCTGTACGGTCACCGGCAACCTGGAGGCTGGCTTCGACATCTCCGGTAACGGCACTGCGGGCGTCGCCGGCCGGGGCGGCATCCTCACCGACTGCGTGATCGACCGCAACGTACGCGACGGGGTCAGCGTGGGCAACACGCCCGGCTCGTACACCATCCGGGGCAACCGGATCAGCGGCAACGGCGGGCACGGCTATCACCAGCACAACCTGGGCGACGGCTATCAGTTCCCGGCCTCGGAGATAGTCATCGACGGCAACGACTTCTGGGACAACGGACTGGACGCGATCCGGATCGACCGGCCGATGATCGACGCGGTGGTGGTCGACAACCGGATCCGCAACAACGGCCGGCAGTGCGACCCGGCCGCGACCGGGGCCGGCGACTCGGTCTGGTACGCCCGCCGCGGCATGACGGACCGCACCGCCTCGTGGCGGACCGACGGGCACCGGGGCAAGACGTTGCGGGTGGGTTCCCGGGTCGCGGTGGTGGTCAGCAACACCGACACCGACCTGGCCCTGGCTGACCTGCGGCCGGACGCGAACAACGCGTGGAACGAGGACATCCCGCCGCCCGGTGCAACGTACGAGCTACCCGCCGCAGCGCCGATCCGGGCCGGCATCACCGTCAACGCGCACCTGGAGTCGGCAACGATCCGCGGCAACCGGATCTGGGACAACCGTCCGGAACCGACCCAGAGCTACGGCATCTGGGTCACCGAGCGGGGCAGCTGTGTCTCCTGCCGGGTCGAGGACAACGACCTCGCCGGCAACGCCGACGGAGCGCTGCGGCTGGACCAGCGGCCGGAGGGCGGTCGCTGGCACCGCAATCACACCGAAGTGGACTGA
- a CDS encoding C39 family peptidase — protein MRTTMLRKTALTIAAAAATAGGIAAPAIAAQATPAAVPAAAVQADRKPNGERQLDVRYQAQDTFYYCGPAAARNALSVQGKNIDQHDMAKRMGTTEAGTNSINDITPILNKETGKNVYKSVEIRDPKADHKQTDKLREDIVRTIDDGRAVVANIAGTTTDTNGTTHSFEGGHYVSVTGYRDGGDQVKIADSADPNQAEYWITTDNLADWIATRGYSATS, from the coding sequence ATGCGTACCACCATGCTGCGTAAGACCGCCCTGACCATCGCCGCTGCCGCCGCCACCGCCGGAGGCATCGCCGCACCCGCCATCGCCGCCCAGGCCACCCCCGCCGCCGTGCCGGCCGCCGCCGTGCAGGCCGACCGCAAGCCCAACGGCGAGCGCCAACTCGACGTGCGCTACCAGGCCCAGGACACCTTCTACTACTGCGGCCCCGCCGCCGCCCGCAACGCCCTCAGCGTCCAGGGCAAGAACATCGACCAGCACGACATGGCCAAGCGCATGGGCACCACCGAAGCCGGCACCAACTCCATCAACGACATCACCCCCATCCTGAACAAGGAAACCGGCAAGAACGTCTACAAGTCCGTCGAGATCCGCGACCCCAAGGCTGACCACAAGCAGACCGACAAGCTGCGCGAAGACATCGTCCGCACCATCGACGACGGCCGCGCCGTGGTCGCCAACATCGCCGGCACCACCACCGACACCAACGGCACCACCCACAGCTTCGAAGGCGGCCACTACGTCAGCGTCACCGGCTACCGCGACGGCGGCGACCAGGTCAAGATCGCCGACTCCGCCGACCCCAACCAGGCCGAATACTGGATCACCACCGACAACCTCGCCGACTGGATCGCCACCCGCGGCTACAGCGCCACCAGCTGA